From the genome of Streptomyces sp. SID8374:
TCGGCGAACTCGGGCGCGATCCCGATCCCGTTGTCCGAGACGGTCAGGTGCCAGTCCTCGTCCTCGCGTACGCAGCCGACGGTGATCCGGCACTCCACGTCCGCGCGGCGGAACTTGACCGCGTTGCCGATGAGGTTCTGCCAGACCATCGTGAGGGCCGTGGAGTCGCCGAGCAGCTCGGGCAGCTCCTCGGGCCGCTCGATCACGGCCCCGGACTCCTCGACGGCCAGCGTCAGGTTGCCGAGCGCACGGTCCAGGGCCCGGTCCAGATCGACCGGCTTCCACCCCTCGTGGACCCGGCCCACCCGCGAGAAGGTCAGCAGATCGTTGATGAGCACCTGCATCCGTTTGGCGCCGTCCACCGCGAAGGCGATGTACTGCTTGCCCCGGTCGTCCAGCTCCTCGCCGTACCGCTTCTCCAGGAGCTGGCAGAAGGAGGCGACCTTGCGCAGCGGCTCCTGGAGGTCGTGCGAGGCGACGTACGCGAACTGCTCCAGCTCGGAGTTGGAGCGGCGCAGCTCCTCCGTCTGCTCCGCGAGCAGCGTCTCGCGGCTCCGCGCCCCGTCCAGCTCGTCGACCAGCCGCCGCCGCATGTCCTCGACCGCGCTCGCCACGGCCTGGACGTCGGAGGGGCCCTTGATCTCGATCCGCTGGGCGAAGGCGCCCGACCGTACGTGCTCGGAGGCGGCGCGCAGCCGGTTCAGCGGAACGCCGACCACGCGGTGGAGCAGCACGCTGAGCGCCACCACCGTCAGGACGAAGACGGCCACCAGGGCGAACAGCACCTGGTCACGGGTGGTGCGGGCGTCGTTCAGCTCGGCCCGGACGGTGTCCCGGGCCTCGGAGAGATGGGTCTGCTGTGCGCCGTAGGCCCGCCGCAGTGCGTCGAAGTCCGCCTTGCTGCTCTGCAGTTGCGCCGAGGCGCCGGCCTCGTTGGGCCCCTGCTCGCGGACCATCTTCAGCAGCGGCTCGGCCTTGGTCTCGCGCCACTGCCGTGCGGCGGTCTCGATCGCGTCGAGATCCTCGGCGAACTGCTTCTGCCCGCCGATCAGCTGCCGGGCCCGGGTCAGCCGCT
Proteins encoded in this window:
- a CDS encoding sensor histidine kinase, whose translation is MSTEHSTRTDTGKDPAPSGVASRLSVQNWVHLILGGFIVVVCGCLVVGGLVLARMSDRTTDLVDRIQPARSVSFQLQNALLDQETGVRGFALTGDDSFLEPYEAGKAAERERLTRARQLIGGQKQFAEDLDAIETAARQWRETKAEPLLKMVREQGPNEAGASAQLQSSKADFDALRRAYGAQQTHLSEARDTVRAELNDARTTRDQVLFALVAVFVLTVVALSVLLHRVVGVPLNRLRAASEHVRSGAFAQRIEIKGPSDVQAVASAVEDMRRRLVDELDGARSRETLLAEQTEELRRSNSELEQFAYVASHDLQEPLRKVASFCQLLEKRYGEELDDRGKQYIAFAVDGAKRMQVLINDLLTFSRVGRVHEGWKPVDLDRALDRALGNLTLAVEESGAVIERPEELPELLGDSTALTMVWQNLIGNAVKFRRADVECRITVGCVREDEDWHLTVSDNGIGIAPEFADKVFVIFQRLHARDEYEGTGIGLALCRKIIEFHGGRIWLDAEPGEGTRIHFTLPAAPEAPQHTTAELLAPALTVSQPGDPS